DNA sequence from the Bradyrhizobium diazoefficiens genome:
TTCTTTTCGGTTACGCGGCTAAGGCTGGACTGCAAGCGCAGAGGCATCGTCCGCCTCGACGTCGGAGAAAGCGCGGTCGCCGCGACGTTCCTGCCGGGACGACTGCGGAAATCCAAAGGGAAATCCAAGGAAGGACCGCTGCAACGTGATGGCGACCGCGTCGTCTACCATAGCCCGATGCGGGATGCCCCGTTCGATATGGTCGAAGAATTGTTCGAGCTTCTCGACGAAGCGTGACGGCAGGGCCGCGGCTTCAGAGCGAACTGCCTCCGCAGATCACAAGCTGCTGGCCGGTGATGGCGGCAGCTTCGCCTGAGAGAAGGAATGCCACGGCGGCGGCGACTTCTTCCGGTTGAATGAAGCGGCCGATCGGCGGCAGTTTTGGCGCGACGTTGGCGCGCGTTGGGTCCTGCAGCATCGGCGTCTCGGTTGCGGCGGGCGCGACCACATTGACGGTAATGCCGCGCGGCGCGAGCTCGCTCGCCCAGGACCGCGCCAGCGCCACCAGCGCTGCTTTCGTCGCGGCATATTGTCCGCGGCCGGCTGCGCCCGATGCGGTGCGGCTGCCGATGAAGACGATGCGCCCGCCGTGCGGCATGCGCGGCGCCAGCGCGTCAGCGAGACGCTCGGCAACATCGACATGCAGCCGCCACATCGCAGCGCCATCATCATGGCTAAGCGATCCGAGCGGAGCGACCTTCAGCAGGCCGGCAGCGTGAACCAGCGCGGTCGGCGCAATGGCCGCAACCGCGCTCGCGATGGCGTCGACCTCGTTGAGATCGAGCGGCAGATGATCGAAGGCCGGATGCTCGAACGTGGCGGGGCGGCGGCTGATCCCCGTGACGCGCCAGCCGTCGCGGAGCAGGCGCTCGACGATCGCGGCACCAATCCCCGAGCTGGCGCCCGTGACGAGCGCGTGCCTCTTGTCCATGATCTCAGCCCCGTGTCACCCACGGCTCGGTCACGCGCACATATTTGATCGCGCGGCGATGGAAGGTGAAGGCCATGTGGATCGCGCCGTCGGCGGTCTGCTTGACGGACGGATAGGATAGCTCGCGATTGGTCTGGTCGCGCGAATTGTTGGTCATGCAATAGCCGTCGCCGGTCTCGACATTGCGCTTGGTCCAGCTCCGACCGCCGTCGGCGGAGACGGCCAGCGTCATCGGCGCCCGCGGCGCGCCCCAGAAGGCGGTGCGGCCGGCTCCCTTGCTGCTGTGGCCTGCGAGCACGGGCGGCAGGTCGTCTTCGATCTCGTCATAGAGCGAGAGACGGCGCCCAGTGGCATCCTTCGCGCTGGAATCGTTGAAGACCAGCGCGAGATGACCGTGGCCGAGCCGCGTGAGCTGGATCGACGAGTTGTTGTTGGGCAGCGCGGTCGCAACCGGCGCCGTCCAGCTGCGGCCGTGATCTGAAGACCGGCTCTGATAGATGTTGTCCGCCCAGCGGCTGCGATACATGGCAATCAGCGAGCCGTCGTCGAGCCGTTCGATGCACATATGCACGCAGCCGCGGCTGCCGGGCACCTCGACGTCGCGCCAGGTCGCGCCCGCGTCGGACGAGATCTTGACCGCGCTGGTGTCCTCGTCACCGTTCCACTTCCGGCCCGGCGTGCTGTGGCAATAGAACACGGGCAACAGCCAGTCGCCATTTTCGAGCACGACGATCGGCTGCCGGATGAAAGTGCCGCGGCCGCGATGCTCGGGAAACAACGTCTCGATCGGGCCCCAGCTCTTGGCGTTGTCGCGCGAGAGGCGGCGGCGGATGATGGCGGTGTCCTGGTTGCCTGCCAGCTGCGCCGTCCACATCAGCCACAGCGTGCCGTCGGGGGCCGGAAACAGCACCGGGTTCTGCTCTGAGCGGCCGGAATCGTCGGACAGCTTTTCCGCACGCGACCACTCCATCGCGCCGCGGGGAAGCCGCGAGAAATACACCGAGATGTCAGACATGCCCTCCTGCGTGCCGCCGAACCAGACGCAAGCGAGATCGCCATTCGCGAGCGGCATCAGATTGGCGGCGTGATTCTGCACGCAAGGCGAGGGAATGAAGGCCTCGAACCGGTCGGGATCGCCGGCCATCGGGCGAACGATGCCGTCGGCCGTGATCTCGAGTTCGGCAATCATGTCGAAGTCCTTTCCATCAAGGCATTTGGTTGTGCCGCCGGGGCTGCGGGCGCGTGGCCCATCACCAGGCGCTCGATCGCCATCACCACCAGCGGCGTTGCGGCGGCAATGTACATGTTGTCGAGGCCGAAGGGATTGCCGAGCAGGTACCAGAGCGTGGTCGAGACCGCCGCACCGATCAGGCCGGCGGTGGCGCCGCGGTTGCTGGCGAACAGCGGCAGATAGAAGCCCATCATCGCCACCATCGTGATCGACAGGCGCAGCGCGCGCGTGAAGAACGACAGTTTCAGGATCTCCGGGATGAAGAAGACGAAGATCAGCGGCACGATGGCGATCACGATCGAGAACACGCGCGTCATCTTCAACTCGCGCTCCGGCGTCGGCTTCCAATACGGCACATAGAAGTCGCGCACCACCAGCGAGGCGATCGCGAGCGCGACCGTGCAGACGCTGACGAAGATCGAGGCAACCAGCGAGGTCGTGACGAAGGCCGAGGCGAGCGGCGGCATTTTCTCCAGGAACACCGGCAGCGCGTAGAGGCTCTTCATATCGGGATAGAGGAATTTCGCTGCGACGCCGATCAGCGCGAGCAGGAAGCCGAGCGGAAGGCAGAATGCCGCGGCATAGTAGGTGGCCTTGCGCGCCTGATCGGCGCTCGGCGTCGAGGCGACCGCCTGCACGATGAACTGCGTCGAGAAGATCGCGCCCACCGTGCCGAAGGTCCAAGCGAAGATGGTCGCAAAGCCGATCTTGCCGTCCCAGCTGAAATAATAGGCCGGCAGCTTGGCCTGCATCGGCGCGATGCCTCCGGTCAGCGACATCGCGACCGCGAAGATGATGATGATGCCGACGACCTTGAAGGCGCTGTGCAGGATAGTCACCCAGGCGACGCCCTTCAGCCCGCCGAACACGTAGTAAAAGGTCGAGACCGCAGCGATGATGCACATCGCAACGGGAAGGCTGACATGCAGCGCGGTGGCGATCGCAGCCGCGCCGCTGACGTAATTGCCAACATTCACCAGCAGCAGCGCGTAGATCATGATCACGGACACGGTGAGCATGGTCGACTTGCCGTATTTCTGCGCGATGGCGGCCGAGATGGTGTATTCGCCGGAATTGTAGAGCCTCTTCACCATCAACAGCCCGAACAGCAGGAAGCCGATCGAGGCGCCGAGCACGGCCCACCCCGCGGCCATGCCGGACTGGAACGCTTCCTGCGCCGTGCCGACGGTCGATTTGGCGCCGACGAATTCGGACATCATCAGCACGCCGACGACGACAGCCGGCATCGCGCGGGACGCGGTCATGAACTGATCGCTGGTCCGGCTGCGCAGCTTGAATGTGAGCCAGGAGGTGAAGACGATATAGGCGACGATCATCGCGATGACGAGCGTGCTGTCGCCGGTGAGGAGGGCTTGCATCGGTGACGTTTCCTCTGGTGGCGCGGGATGCGGTGTTGTGAACCCGCTTTCTGCCCGACGGAATGTTCGGAATGCGAACAATTGTTGTTAGATATGATTAAACCTGCCTGCGCGCTTTGCGTCAAGGCGCGCGGCATCCCGCCGGCGGCGACTTCTTCGCGCCGGCCTGCATTGCCTCAGCATCTTCAGGTGGTTCCGGCTAGTTCGCCGACAGCGCCGCCTTTGCGACTTCGGCCATCCAGCTGGATGCGACCGGCAGGATCGCGTCGTTGAAATCATAGCGAGGGCCGTGCAGCTCGGCGCCGTCGCGCAAGGGCCCGTTGCCGATCCAGACGAACGCGCCGGGGCGGTGCCGGAGATAGAACGCGAAGTCCTCGCCCGCCATGCTCGGCGCGAGATCGCGCCTGACCTCTGCCCCCATCCTATCCGCGGCCATGCGCGCCAGGCCGGCTTCCTCCGGCGTGTTGATCACCACGCCGACGCCCATGACGATGTCGGGCGTGACTTTGACGTCGAAACTCGTGGCGATGCCGGCGCAGATCTCGCCGATCCGCGCGACGATGATGTCCTTCACCGCGGCGCGGTGATGCCGCAGCGTGCCGCGGATCACGACCTTGCCCGCGACCTGGTTAGGCGCGGTGCCACCCTCGATCGTGCACAGCGACAGCACGGCGGTGTCGAGCGGATCGACGCTACGCGAGATGATCGATTGCAGCGCCACGATCAGATGGCCGGCCGCCATCACTGGATCGCGCGTCAGATGCGGCATGCCGGCATGTCCCGCATGGCCCTCGATGGTGATGGTGACGCGTCCGCCGGAGGCCATCACCACGCCGTCATGGACCGCGATGGTGCCGGCTTCCAGGCCCGGCCAGTTGTGGAAGCCGAAGACGCGATCCATCGGGAAGCGCTCGAACAGCCCGGCAGTGACCATCGCCCGCGAGCCGCCAAAACCTTCCTCGGCCGGCTGGAAGATGAAATCGACGGTACCGCTCCAATCGGTGTCGGCGGCGAGCAGCGCGGCTGCGCCGAGCAGCGAGGCGGTGTGCCCGTCATGGCCGCAGGCATGCATCACGCCGGAATTTTTTGAGGCGTAGCTGAGCCCGGTCTCCTCGGTGATCGGCAGCGCGTCCATATCGGCACGCAGGCCGACGCGCGCTGGCGCAGACCCGCGCGTCAGCGTTGCGACCACGCCGTGCCCGCCGATGCCTGACACGAAGGGAATGCCGAGCTCGGCGAGCTTCTCCCGCACGAAGATGGCGGTCGCCTTCTCCTGCAGGGACAGCTCGGGATGCGCGTGCAGATGTCGGCGCCACGCGGTCAGTTTCTGGTGCAGCTCGGGGGTCAAGGCGGAGGCTTTCGGATGGTGTCGGCTGCTATCACTCTAGCCGATTATCTGTGCCCCACATCAAGCCTCTTGGAATGCCTCGCGTGCAGCAATGCGCGCGACTTCTATTCTCGTCATTCCGGGGCGCGACGAAGTCGCGAGCCCGGAATCATTGCGCCGCGGAGATCATTGCACAATGGATTCCGGGTTCGCGCCAAGAGGCGCGCCCCGGAATGACAGGAGATGGCTATCACGCCAGCTTCGCCAGCCCCTTCCAGTCAAAGCTGATGCCGTGGCCCGGGCGGTCCGGCGCCAGCGCCTTGCCGTCCTCCAGCACCAGCGGATGCTCGATATATTTGTCCAGCCCGAAGCCGTGCGCCTCGAGGTAAGAGCGGTTCGGGCAAGCCGCGAGCAGATGCACGGTGATGTCGTGCGCGCCGTGGCTGGTGACGGGCAGGTTGAAGGCTTCCGCTAGCCGCGCGATCTTCATGAATGCGCTGACGCCGCCGCAATTGGTGACGTCGGGTTCGGGATAGGACACCGCGCCTGATGCGATGTAGTTCTTGAACTCCCACAGCGAGCGCAAATTCTCACCCGCCGCGATCGGAACGCCGCCGGCCTGCATGACGCGGGCGTGGCCCGTGACATCGTCGGGGATAACAGGCTCTTCCAGCCAGGTCAGATCATACGGCACGAACGCGCGGGCGGCGCGGATGGCTTCCTCGACCGTCCACTTCATGTTGGCGTCCGCCATCAGAGGAAAGCCGTCGCCGAGATGCTGCCGCATCGCCGCGACCCGCGCGACGTCGGATTTGAGATCGGGCCGGCCGACCTTCATCTTGATGGCGCGAAAGCCCTTGGCGAGATTGCCGTCGGTCTGCTTCAAGAGCGCCTCGACCGAGAGATCGAGGTCGATGCCGCCGGCATAGCACGGGACGTGCGCATCGAACCCGCCGAGCAACTGGTACAGCGGCAAATTCGCGCGCCGCGCCTTCAGGTCCCACAGCGCGATGTCGAGCGCGGACAGCGCCAGCACCGTCGGCCCACCGCGCCCGCCATAATGCAGGGCCCACCAGACGTGATGCCAGATCGCTTCAGTGTCGTCGGCCTCGCATCCCTCGGCGAGTTGCGGGATCTCGCGGTTGAGAATGTCGGCGACAGCCCCGCCATTGCGCCCGACCGTGTAGGTGTAGCCGACACCTTCGGCGCCGTCGGCATCGCGGATGCGGCAGGTGATCAGCTCGAACGCCGACATGTCGCCATGGGTGGAGTCGGACAGCGTGACGGGCAGGGGGATCCGGTAGAGGGCGGATTCGATATTTGCGATGCGTGGCATGTTTCTCTCCGTATTTTTCTTTTTGGTTCGTACTTCGTAGGGTGGGCAAAGCGAAGCGTGCCCACCAATTCTTGCTGTGCTCGTCGAGAGACCAATGGTGGGCACGGCGCTGCGCGCCTTTGCCCACCCTACGAACTACAGGCTTGCCTCACCGCATCGTCGCCAGCTGCACGGCCAGCGCACATGCCCGGTCGTATTCGTCGAGATTGATCCATTCGTCGATCGTGTGTGCCTCGTTCTGTCCCGCGCCGAACGTCACCGTCGGAATTCCGTGACGAACCATCCAGTTGGCATCGAGGCCGCCATTGGCGGCGCGGACGTTTGGAGTCCCACCGACCGCGGACACCGCCTCGATCGCGCGTTTGACGACGGGCAGGTTCTCCTTCATGCGGAACGGATAATAGTCGGTCTGCGCCTTGAACTTGACCTTGCCGGACTTGCCTTGCGCGTTCGTGACCTTCTTGGCCGCCTTCTCGAATGCGGCCTTGTAGGCTTTCGTGATCTCCTTGAAGAATTTTCCGTCATGGCTGCGGCACTCGCCGCGCACATGCACGTAGTCGGTGACGACGTTGGTGGCATCGCCCGCGGGGCGGCCGTCGCCGCCGGTGACCGGGCCGACATTGCTGGTGCCCTGGCTCTTGCCCTTCACCACCTTGCCGAACCAGCCGCCGGCCTTCACCTCCGCGAGCGCCAGCGCCAGGATCATGGTCGAGGAGATGCCGCGCTCCGGCGCGACGCCGGCATGCGAGGCGCGACCAAAGATCTCGACCGTCCAGCGGTCGGCGCCCACGGCGCCGATCACGACGTTGGAGGCGGACCCGCCGTCATAGTTGAAGGCCATGGCCGGCGCGCCGAGCTCGTCCAGCTTGACGTGGCGCGCGCCATAGAGCCCGCTCTCCTCGCGTACACAGAACAGAAGCGTGATCGGCGGATGATCGAGCTTCTGCTTGGCAAGCTCCGCGGCCAGCGTCACCAGCACGCCGCAGCCGCAGCGATTGTCGCCGCCGAGCGCGGTCCTGGCCTCGTTGACGATCTTGCGGCCGGATTTCTTGGGTCTCGCGCCGGCGCAGAGCGGCACCGTGTCCATGTGCGTCATGAACATGATCCGCGGCTGGTTGTGCAAGGCGCCGCGGCCGGGCAGGTCGACAATGAGGTTGCCGGTCTGGGTCGGCACGGGAATGCGGGTGTTGGCATCGTCGAGCCGGATCGCCTTGGCCGGCACGCCGCTTTCCTTCAGCGCGGCGGTGAGCTCACGCCCGATCGCCGCCTCCTGTCCGGTGACGCCTTCCACGGCGAGGAAGCGCATGAGGCGATCGGTGGCGGCCTTGGTGTCGACAGGCATGAACTGGGATTCCCTTGATGCTCGAATTGCTCATCCTACGAACGCGACGAGGTGCAAGTCAAAAAGATCATCACTCCGGCGAGCAGCGCCGCCGCCATGAACAGCAGCACGGCCGGCAGCCCCGCGAACGCCGCCACCGCGCCGGTGACGGACTGCATCAGCGCCGTGCCGAGGAAGAAGGCGAGGTTCACCGCCGCCAAGGCCTTGCCTGCAACCTGCGCGTCGACCAGCTGCCGGCACATGCCGAACAGCAGCGGCTGGGCGGAGGTCGCCAGCCCAATCAGCACGAACAGCACGAGATCGTATTGCGGCGGCATCACCGGCACACCGAACAGCCAGGCGACCGCATAATGCGGCGCCCCGAGCGCCATCAGCGCGACCAGGAACGCCGCGGTCATGTGCGTACCCGCCACCAGTTCGCGGCGGCGACCGACCTTGCGGTCGATCATGCCCATCAACAGCGGGCCGGCGATCATTGCCAGCGTGTAGGCGCCGAGCTGGTTACCGGCCTCGACCCGCGTCAGGTCCTTGACCTGCATCAGCCACGGCCCGCCCCACAGCCCGCGCAGCACCAGCGAGGTCGCGAGCGACACCAGCGCCAGCGCAATCAGCCCGCGGAGCGGCCGCGACAGGCCGAGCCTGAGCACCTCGATCATCTGCGACAGCGGGGAAGCATCGTCCTTGTGCTCGGCCGGCTGGTTCGGCACCAGCGCGAGTACGGCGAGCGCCACCGCGACGCCGCCGAGTGCGGCGATCCAGAACCCGGCGCGCCAGCCATATTGATCGACCACGAAGGCGAGCGGGCTCGACGACAACAGCATGCCGATATTGCCGATCGAGAGGATCGCGCCGGACCACAGCCCGAAGCGCGCCGCCGACAATTGCTTGGCCGCAAGCGTCATGGGGCACATCAGCATGCCTGAGGTCGCGATCCCCAGCAGCAGCTGCCCGAAGGCAAAGCTCGAAGGCCCCGTCGCAAAGCCCGACGCGACGGCACCGACCACGGTGCCCGCCAGCAGGCTCAGCGACACCGGCCGCACGCCGAAGCGGTCCATCGCAGCACCAACCGGAATCTGCGACGCCGCAAAGGCGAAATGATAAACCGAGGTGAGGCTCGCCAGCGCCTGCGGTTCGATGCGGAAGTCCGCCGCCATCAGGTCGAGGCTGAGCGCCGGGATCGTGCGCAGCAATGTCGAGAGCATGTGCCCGCAGGCAAGCGCCACCAGCGCAAAGATCAGCGCGCGGGTGCCATGTCCCGCTTCGTCATTGGCAACCGCACTCATCAGCGTCCCGTCCCGGCAAGGGCTTTGTGCCGGGTTACATGATCGGGAGAGGCGTGCCAATGGCGGGCGCGGGACCCCGCCATTCCGAATTGCAGCTTCGCTAGATCACCGCGCGAAAAATCAGATACAGGCATCCGGCGATCAGCATGGCCGCGGGCAATGTCAGCACCCAGGCGAGAACGATGTTCCGGATCGTCGCCGTCTGCAGGCCGGAGCCGTTGGCTGCCATGGTGCCGGCGACGCCGCTCGACAGGATGTGCGTGGTGGAGACCGGCATGCCGTAGAACTCGGCCCCCAGGATCGTCCCGGCCGCCACCAGTTCGGCCGAAGCGCCTTGCGCGAAGGTCAGGTGCTGCTTGCCGATGCGCTCGCCGACCGTGATGACGATGCGCCGCCAGCCGACCATCGTTCCGAGCCCGAGCGCGATCGCAACGGAGACCTTGACCCAGTTCGGAATGAAGCGTGTGCCATGCTCGAGGTCGCTGCGATACTGCTTCAGGATCGCGCCGTCGCCTCCGTCGAATTTGGCACCGGCCTCGGGCAAGAGGCGGACCGCGTCGGAGACCAGGTACATGTCGTTACGCATGTTGGGCGTCGCCGCCGCCGGGATGCGGCTGATCGAGCCATAGCTCTTCACCCCGTTCGCGATGTCATCCGAAAGCGCAGCGAGGGCCGCAAACACCTCCGGACGGTTCAGATTGCGGGTCTTCAGCGCATCACCGATCAGGCCGCGCGCCTCGCCGGCGTTGCCTTGCTGCGCGCCCTGAGCATGTCCGGCGAACACCGTCCTTGCCTTGCCGGTGATCTCGACAAACCCTGGCGTGCTCGAATCAGGCATGGTGCGGTTCAGCGCATAGGCGGTCGGCGCCACGCCGATCAGGATCAGCATGATCAGCCCCATGCCCTTCTGCCCGTCATTGCCGCCATGCGCAAAGGACACGCCGGTGCAGGTCAGGATCAGGATGCCGCGGATCCACCACGGCGTCTTGCCCTTGGGCTCCTCGTAGAGCTTGCGCACGGGAACGATCACTTTCAGCAACAGCAAGAGCAGGGCGGACAGCACGAAGCCGACCGCCGGGCTGAACAGCAGGGCCTTGCCGACGCTGATGGCCTGGGACCAGTCGACGCCCGACGTCGCTTGTCCAGCCGGCGCCACCAGTTCGTTGGCAAGGCCGACACCCATGATCGAGCCGATCAGACAATGCGAGGAGCTGTTCGGAACGCCTATCGACCACGTCGCCAGATTCCAGAGGATCGCGGCAATCAGCAGCGCGAAGATCATGGCGTAGCCGGCCGCACTGCCGACCTGCAGGATCAGGTCGACCGGCA
Encoded proteins:
- a CDS encoding inorganic phosphate transporter, translating into MSDLALNDAGANPQAAAKPDLHSKPHVSMVAVFLLFLVSGIGYAAYGIFTDTHSVGEPLALSALLLLGIALMTALGFEFVNGFHDTANAVATVIYTHSLPPLTAVIWSGVFNFLGVLVSTGAVAYSVIMLLPVDLILQVGSAAGYAMIFALLIAAILWNLATWSIGVPNSSSHCLIGSIMGVGLANELVAPAGQATSGVDWSQAISVGKALLFSPAVGFVLSALLLLLLKVIVPVRKLYEEPKGKTPWWIRGILILTCTGVSFAHGGNDGQKGMGLIMLILIGVAPTAYALNRTMPDSSTPGFVEITGKARTVFAGHAQGAQQGNAGEARGLIGDALKTRNLNRPEVFAALAALSDDIANGVKSYGSISRIPAAATPNMRNDMYLVSDAVRLLPEAGAKFDGGDGAILKQYRSDLEHGTRFIPNWVKVSVAIALGLGTMVGWRRIVITVGERIGKQHLTFAQGASAELVAAGTILGAEFYGMPVSTTHILSSGVAGTMAANGSGLQTATIRNIVLAWVLTLPAAMLIAGCLYLIFRAVI
- a CDS encoding MFS transporter encodes the protein MSAVANDEAGHGTRALIFALVALACGHMLSTLLRTIPALSLDLMAADFRIEPQALASLTSVYHFAFAASQIPVGAAMDRFGVRPVSLSLLAGTVVGAVASGFATGPSSFAFGQLLLGIATSGMLMCPMTLAAKQLSAARFGLWSGAILSIGNIGMLLSSSPLAFVVDQYGWRAGFWIAALGGVAVALAVLALVPNQPAEHKDDASPLSQMIEVLRLGLSRPLRGLIALALVSLATSLVLRGLWGGPWLMQVKDLTRVEAGNQLGAYTLAMIAGPLLMGMIDRKVGRRRELVAGTHMTAAFLVALMALGAPHYAVAWLFGVPVMPPQYDLVLFVLIGLATSAQPLLFGMCRQLVDAQVAGKALAAVNLAFFLGTALMQSVTGAVAAFAGLPAVLLFMAAALLAGVMIFLTCTSSRS
- a CDS encoding M20/M25/M40 family metallo-hydrolase — encoded protein: MPVDTKAATDRLMRFLAVEGVTGQEAAIGRELTAALKESGVPAKAIRLDDANTRIPVPTQTGNLIVDLPGRGALHNQPRIMFMTHMDTVPLCAGARPKKSGRKIVNEARTALGGDNRCGCGVLVTLAAELAKQKLDHPPITLLFCVREESGLYGARHVKLDELGAPAMAFNYDGGSASNVVIGAVGADRWTVEIFGRASHAGVAPERGISSTMILALALAEVKAGGWFGKVVKGKSQGTSNVGPVTGGDGRPAGDATNVVTDYVHVRGECRSHDGKFFKEITKAYKAAFEKAAKKVTNAQGKSGKVKFKAQTDYYPFRMKENLPVVKRAIEAVSAVGGTPNVRAANGGLDANWMVRHGIPTVTFGAGQNEAHTIDEWINLDEYDRACALAVQLATMR
- a CDS encoding exo-alpha-sialidase produces the protein MIAELEITADGIVRPMAGDPDRFEAFIPSPCVQNHAANLMPLANGDLACVWFGGTQEGMSDISVYFSRLPRGAMEWSRAEKLSDDSGRSEQNPVLFPAPDGTLWLMWTAQLAGNQDTAIIRRRLSRDNAKSWGPIETLFPEHRGRGTFIRQPIVVLENGDWLLPVFYCHSTPGRKWNGDEDTSAVKISSDAGATWRDVEVPGSRGCVHMCIERLDDGSLIAMYRSRWADNIYQSRSSDHGRSWTAPVATALPNNNSSIQLTRLGHGHLALVFNDSSAKDATGRRLSLYDEIEDDLPPVLAGHSSKGAGRTAFWGAPRAPMTLAVSADGGRSWTKRNVETGDGYCMTNNSRDQTNRELSYPSVKQTADGAIHMAFTFHRRAIKYVRVTEPWVTRG
- a CDS encoding mandelate racemase/muconate lactonizing enzyme family protein, which encodes MPRIANIESALYRIPLPVTLSDSTHGDMSAFELITCRIRDADGAEGVGYTYTVGRNGGAVADILNREIPQLAEGCEADDTEAIWHHVWWALHYGGRGGPTVLALSALDIALWDLKARRANLPLYQLLGGFDAHVPCYAGGIDLDLSVEALLKQTDGNLAKGFRAIKMKVGRPDLKSDVARVAAMRQHLGDGFPLMADANMKWTVEEAIRAARAFVPYDLTWLEEPVIPDDVTGHARVMQAGGVPIAAGENLRSLWEFKNYIASGAVSYPEPDVTNCGGVSAFMKIARLAEAFNLPVTSHGAHDITVHLLAACPNRSYLEAHGFGLDKYIEHPLVLEDGKALAPDRPGHGISFDWKGLAKLA
- a CDS encoding amidohydrolase, which codes for MTPELHQKLTAWRRHLHAHPELSLQEKATAIFVREKLAELGIPFVSGIGGHGVVATLTRGSAPARVGLRADMDALPITEETGLSYASKNSGVMHACGHDGHTASLLGAAALLAADTDWSGTVDFIFQPAEEGFGGSRAMVTAGLFERFPMDRVFGFHNWPGLEAGTIAVHDGVVMASGGRVTITIEGHAGHAGMPHLTRDPVMAAGHLIVALQSIISRSVDPLDTAVLSLCTIEGGTAPNQVAGKVVIRGTLRHHRAAVKDIIVARIGEICAGIATSFDVKVTPDIVMGVGVVINTPEEAGLARMAADRMGAEVRRDLAPSMAGEDFAFYLRHRPGAFVWIGNGPLRDGAELHGPRYDFNDAILPVASSWMAEVAKAALSAN
- a CDS encoding SDR family oxidoreductase, encoding MDKRHALVTGASSGIGAAIVERLLRDGWRVTGISRRPATFEHPAFDHLPLDLNEVDAIASAVAAIAPTALVHAAGLLKVAPLGSLSHDDGAAMWRLHVDVAERLADALAPRMPHGGRIVFIGSRTASGAAGRGQYAATKAALVALARSWASELAPRGITVNVVAPAATETPMLQDPTRANVAPKLPPIGRFIQPEEVAAAVAFLLSGEAAAITGQQLVICGGSSL
- a CDS encoding sodium:solute symporter family protein — encoded protein: MQALLTGDSTLVIAMIVAYIVFTSWLTFKLRSRTSDQFMTASRAMPAVVVGVLMMSEFVGAKSTVGTAQEAFQSGMAAGWAVLGASIGFLLFGLLMVKRLYNSGEYTISAAIAQKYGKSTMLTVSVIMIYALLLVNVGNYVSGAAAIATALHVSLPVAMCIIAAVSTFYYVFGGLKGVAWVTILHSAFKVVGIIIIFAVAMSLTGGIAPMQAKLPAYYFSWDGKIGFATIFAWTFGTVGAIFSTQFIVQAVASTPSADQARKATYYAAAFCLPLGFLLALIGVAAKFLYPDMKSLYALPVFLEKMPPLASAFVTTSLVASIFVSVCTVALAIASLVVRDFYVPYWKPTPERELKMTRVFSIVIAIVPLIFVFFIPEILKLSFFTRALRLSITMVAMMGFYLPLFASNRGATAGLIGAAVSTTLWYLLGNPFGLDNMYIAAATPLVVMAIERLVMGHAPAAPAAQPNALMERTST